One genomic region from Mytilus trossulus isolate FHL-02 chromosome 9, PNRI_Mtr1.1.1.hap1, whole genome shotgun sequence encodes:
- the LOC134684007 gene encoding caspase-3-like: MDIDELKQYLEDIKNNSLKKDSNKYHSFYCVIMSHGNETGIATTNGLIPPEEIVKFFRNNAVPEFIGKPKVFFFDMCRGSDIHQKFMQIESESGPADLANASPLWPPTVFLPNECDILVAYATTPGYLSFRKMRGNWTGSWFIQAFLAVAEGNLKKDLEEILKIVRRELSNNPTYELGGKRCMMPNSETKTTKDIYL; encoded by the exons ATGGATATAGATGAATTAAAACAATACCTAGaggatataaaaaataacagctTAAAAAAGGATTCCAACAAATATCACAGCTTTTATTGCGTCATCATGAGTCATGGAAACGAA ACAGGTATTGCGACTACAAATGGATTGATTCCACCAGAAGAGATTGTCAAATTCTTCAGAAATAACGCCGTCCCTGAATTTATTG GTAAGCCAAAAGTGTTCTTCTTTGACATGTGTCGAGGGTCTGATATACATCAGAAGTTTATGCAAATAGAGTCTGAAAGTGGACCGGCGGATTTGGCAAATGCATCTCCTTTATGGCCGCCAACAGTATTTCTACCTAACGAGTGTGATATTTTGGTTGCATATGCCACCACACCAG GATATCTATCTTTTCGGAAAATGAGAGGAAACTGGACTGGATCCTGGTTTATTCAAGCGTTTTTAGCAGTTGCAGAGGGTAACTTAAAGAAGGATTTGGAAGAAATATTAAAGATAGTTAGAAGAGAATTATCAAATAATCCGACGTACGAGCTGGGGGGGAAAAGATGCATGATGCCAAACAGTGAAACGAAAACAACCAAGGATATTTACTTATAA